A single window of Streptomyces sp. NBC_00464 DNA harbors:
- a CDS encoding IclR family transcriptional regulator gives MGPTRGYTIESLDSGLRLMQLFLTHDSLTVSEAAELLSIGRSTAHRVLSTLEGRGFAIREDSGRGYSAGPELVRLGRPAGFGAPVRERVGAVLDDAVLRTGETVLSAALIGDQVIVTDGRESSHPVRVMLERNRTRPAHATAGGRLLLSRMTTEQVCALYPQERLNAVTPHTVASRPELLAELARTRDRGYALSRGESVQGMHTVAVPLAGSTWRDRLALAACAPAGRGDDAALERRAGELLRSAALLGTTG, from the coding sequence ATGGGACCGACGCGGGGCTACACCATCGAATCGCTCGACAGCGGCCTCCGGCTGATGCAGCTGTTCCTCACCCATGACTCGCTGACCGTCTCCGAGGCGGCCGAGCTGCTCTCGATCGGCCGCTCCACCGCCCACCGGGTCCTCAGCACCCTGGAGGGACGCGGATTCGCGATCCGGGAGGACTCGGGGCGGGGTTACTCGGCCGGTCCCGAGCTGGTGCGGCTGGGCCGCCCGGCCGGATTCGGAGCCCCCGTCCGGGAGCGGGTCGGTGCGGTACTGGACGACGCCGTGCTGCGCACGGGCGAGACGGTGCTGAGCGCCGCCCTGATCGGTGATCAGGTCATCGTCACCGACGGCCGGGAGTCCTCCCATCCGGTACGGGTGATGCTGGAGCGGAACCGCACCCGTCCCGCGCACGCCACGGCGGGCGGCAGGCTGCTGCTCTCCCGGATGACCACCGAACAGGTCTGCGCCCTGTATCCCCAGGAACGCCTGAACGCGGTCACCCCCCACACGGTCGCCTCCCGGCCGGAGCTCCTCGCCGAGCTGGCCCGGACCCGCGACCGCGGATACGCGCTCAGCCGGGGCGAGTCGGTGCAGGGCATGCACACGGTCGCCGTGCCGCTGGCCGGCTCCACCTGGCGCGACCGGCTGGCACTGGCGGCATGCGCACCGGCCGGCCGCGGCGACGACGCCGCGCTGGAACGCCGCGCCGGCGAGCTGCTCCGGTCCGCCGCACTGCTCGGCACGACCGGGTAG
- a CDS encoding MarR family winged helix-turn-helix transcriptional regulator, whose protein sequence is MTDDIVASVVRQWQAVNPELDTGPMELIGRINRCSALLQQAEDAPLRAAGLTRAEFDLLGAVRRTGRELTPGELARETFSSGAAVTKRLRVLQESGLIDRRSDARDRRVALVRLTDEGRELVDGLLPKQLAYERALLSGLDAESRDRLGAQLGELLVQLEGRIGGARR, encoded by the coding sequence GTGACCGACGACATCGTGGCCTCGGTGGTACGGCAGTGGCAGGCCGTGAACCCGGAACTCGACACCGGGCCGATGGAACTCATCGGCCGTATCAACCGCTGCTCCGCCCTGCTCCAGCAGGCCGAGGACGCGCCGCTGCGGGCCGCCGGACTGACCCGCGCCGAGTTCGACCTGCTGGGCGCCGTGCGACGGACCGGCCGGGAACTCACGCCGGGCGAACTTGCCAGGGAGACGTTCTCCTCCGGCGCCGCCGTCACCAAACGCCTCCGGGTCCTCCAGGAGAGCGGCCTGATCGACCGCCGCAGCGATGCCCGGGACCGCCGGGTCGCGCTCGTCCGCCTCACCGACGAGGGGCGCGAACTGGTCGACGGGCTGCTGCCCAAGCAGCTCGCGTACGAGCGCGCGTTGCTCTCCGGCCTCGACGCGGAGTCGCGCGACCGGCTCGGCGCACAGCTCGGCGAACTGCTGGTCCAGCTGGAAGGCCGCATCGGCGGCGCCCGCCGCTGA
- a CDS encoding FUSC family protein, translating to MSNTSIRTRQPSVRRIPLAAPLRLARPSDMWFKPATSVVVATAIPNLVLYSLDRLDLVMYTMAGSLCALYGHNLPYARRARTLVGVVLGMLAGLAVSLVTASLTGSTAVLIAVGALLAAGQKLLCDATRIGPPGPVIFTFVSSAALFTPQETGQVPGHLALTLGAGAVSWLVALAPALVRREGPERRATARALNAAAAYVAEPGHRTRHAAVAAVHAAWQTLLAAGRPTPVRSALERLVVHAETALSARGQDPAGDADRLREWARQTRSRGPVPTPAPAPGTAAELFGVDAERAARGGPLRALLHRLAPGSPLLPVAARTLIGCALAGYICSAVGVGRPYWAIVTAASLYQANVTLSWNRTLQRTLGNLLGVLVFAAVLPVARMDPLALIGFCLFFGFAAEALITRNYWLGSVAVTPMALLVLEYAGSHPAGELIGDRVLDTVIGAAVGFLAAVLVTNRRATGRVEQALAAAEQARAHAVRTLAAPAPAPAALDAARRRLTGSLVELREADDTAAGEWWQRDLPQEAVLAAEQAGHRTLAATATRQGIISPAQENGAV from the coding sequence GTGAGTAATACAAGCATCCGGACCCGGCAGCCCTCCGTCCGCAGAATCCCACTGGCGGCGCCCCTGCGCCTGGCCCGGCCCTCGGACATGTGGTTCAAGCCGGCGACCAGCGTGGTGGTGGCCACGGCGATCCCCAACCTGGTGCTCTACTCCCTGGACCGCCTCGACCTCGTGATGTACACGATGGCCGGCTCGCTCTGTGCGCTGTACGGCCACAACCTGCCGTACGCCCGCCGTGCCAGGACCCTCGTCGGAGTCGTCCTCGGCATGCTCGCCGGCCTGGCGGTCTCCCTGGTCACGGCCTCGCTGACCGGTTCGACCGCGGTCCTGATCGCCGTCGGCGCCCTCCTGGCCGCCGGCCAGAAGCTGCTCTGCGACGCCACCCGCATCGGGCCTCCCGGACCGGTGATCTTCACCTTCGTCAGTTCCGCCGCCCTGTTCACCCCGCAGGAGACCGGCCAGGTGCCGGGCCACCTCGCCCTGACCCTCGGCGCCGGCGCGGTGTCCTGGCTCGTCGCCCTCGCTCCCGCGCTGGTCCGCCGGGAAGGACCCGAGCGCCGCGCCACGGCCCGCGCACTGAACGCCGCAGCCGCCTACGTTGCCGAGCCCGGCCACCGCACCCGCCACGCCGCGGTCGCCGCCGTACACGCGGCCTGGCAGACCCTCCTCGCAGCCGGACGCCCCACCCCCGTACGCAGCGCACTGGAACGCCTCGTCGTCCACGCCGAAACCGCACTCTCCGCGCGTGGGCAGGACCCGGCCGGGGACGCCGACCGGCTCCGCGAGTGGGCCCGGCAGACCCGGTCCCGCGGGCCCGTCCCCACCCCGGCACCCGCCCCCGGAACCGCCGCCGAACTCTTCGGCGTCGACGCCGAACGCGCCGCCCGCGGCGGACCCCTGCGCGCCCTGCTGCACCGCCTCGCCCCCGGCTCCCCGCTGCTGCCGGTCGCGGCCCGCACGCTGATCGGCTGCGCCCTGGCCGGATACATCTGTTCAGCCGTCGGTGTCGGGCGCCCCTACTGGGCGATCGTGACCGCCGCCTCGCTCTACCAGGCCAACGTCACGCTCTCCTGGAACCGCACGCTGCAGCGCACCCTCGGAAACCTCCTCGGCGTCCTGGTCTTCGCCGCAGTGCTCCCGGTCGCCCGGATGGACCCGCTGGCCCTGATCGGCTTCTGCCTCTTCTTCGGTTTCGCCGCCGAGGCCCTGATCACCCGCAACTACTGGCTCGGCTCCGTGGCCGTCACCCCGATGGCGCTGCTCGTCCTGGAGTACGCCGGCAGCCACCCGGCCGGTGAACTCATCGGCGACCGGGTCCTGGACACCGTCATCGGCGCCGCCGTCGGGTTCCTCGCCGCGGTGCTCGTCACCAACCGCCGTGCCACCGGCCGCGTCGAGCAGGCCCTCGCCGCCGCCGAGCAGGCCCGCGCCCACGCCGTACGGACGCTCGCGGCGCCCGCACCCGCGCCCGCCGCGCTGGACGCCGCCCGCCGCAGGCTCACCGGATCCCTGGTCGAACTGCGCGAGGCGGACGACACCGCCGCCGGTGAGTGGTGGCAGCGCGACCTGCCCCAGGAGGCGGTGCTCGCGGCCGAGCAGGCCGGACACCGTACGCTCGCGGCGACAGCGACACGGCAGGGGATCATCTCCCCGGCCCAGGAGAACGGAGCGGTGTGA
- a CDS encoding VOC family protein: protein MKLTAPVPGGPCWIELSTSDVPAAKSFYSALFGWRCETDSREEAGGYTMAHLGDDRVAALSPVYQPGQPPAWTVSFAVEDADAVTEKAQTAGGSLLVGPMDVFEEGRFAVLADPSGAVFSLWQGRAFAGADLFNEPGALGWTELATRESAPALAFYTGVLGWTVTASETYPQWGVDGEDFGGLLTMDENIPPEVPPHWLPYIAVADVDATAATAQSGGGDLVMPPMDIAHSRRIAVVRDPQGAVFGIYRAGDEG from the coding sequence ATGAAGCTCACCGCACCGGTGCCCGGCGGTCCCTGCTGGATCGAGCTGAGCACCTCCGACGTTCCGGCGGCCAAGTCGTTCTACAGCGCCCTCTTCGGCTGGCGGTGCGAGACCGATTCGCGCGAGGAGGCGGGTGGCTACACCATGGCGCACCTGGGGGACGACCGGGTCGCGGCGCTCAGCCCTGTCTACCAGCCCGGGCAGCCGCCGGCCTGGACGGTCTCGTTCGCCGTCGAGGACGCGGACGCGGTGACCGAGAAGGCGCAGACGGCGGGCGGCTCGCTGCTGGTCGGCCCGATGGACGTGTTCGAAGAGGGCAGGTTCGCCGTCCTCGCGGACCCGTCCGGTGCGGTGTTCTCGCTGTGGCAGGGCCGCGCCTTCGCCGGCGCCGACCTGTTCAACGAACCGGGCGCGCTGGGCTGGACCGAGCTCGCCACCCGCGAGAGCGCGCCGGCGCTCGCCTTCTACACCGGCGTCCTCGGCTGGACGGTCACGGCCTCGGAGACGTACCCGCAGTGGGGTGTCGACGGGGAGGACTTCGGCGGCCTGCTGACGATGGACGAGAACATCCCGCCCGAGGTGCCGCCGCACTGGCTGCCGTACATCGCCGTCGCGGACGTCGACGCGACCGCGGCGACCGCGCAGAGCGGGGGCGGCGACCTCGTCATGCCCCCGATGGACATCGCGCACAGCCGCAGGATCGCCGTGGTGCGCGACCCGCAGGGCGCCGTGTTCGGCATCTACCGGGCGGGCGACGAGGGCTGA
- a CDS encoding phosphotransferase family protein: protein MGTIGTENPDQGWANTRAWVDTGLPDGARVVAAERLRGGWTSQMRRLSIAGGEAPGRLVLRSFVKPFFVRHAEGLLTREADILTLLGGTEIPAATLHGVDATATHCDHPSLLMSLLPGDVRLSDEEAGPRAELLAGQLVRIHRVQVTAQTRPRTYEAWTAPDRVRVPEGTARPELWRRAVEFIRRDAPEHRPRFLHRDFHPGNVLFDGEGDSLRITGVVDWVETSWGPADLDVAHCSTALALLHGAGSGMAFADAYLAAGGLLAEEPGDHLYWRLLDALAFAPDAEKVAGPWRELGRDDLTPELLTRRLEEYVRELFLRYG, encoded by the coding sequence GTGGGCACCATCGGCACAGAGAATCCGGACCAGGGATGGGCGAACACCCGCGCCTGGGTGGACACCGGACTGCCCGACGGGGCGCGCGTCGTCGCCGCCGAGCGGCTGCGCGGCGGCTGGACCTCGCAGATGCGGCGACTGAGTATCGCCGGCGGCGAGGCTCCCGGACGGCTGGTGCTGCGCTCCTTCGTCAAGCCGTTCTTCGTGCGGCACGCGGAGGGCCTGCTCACACGCGAGGCCGACATCCTGACGCTGCTGGGCGGTACGGAGATACCGGCGGCGACCCTGCACGGGGTGGACGCGACGGCGACGCACTGCGATCACCCCTCGCTGCTGATGTCCCTGCTGCCCGGAGACGTGCGCCTGTCCGACGAGGAAGCCGGGCCCCGGGCGGAGCTGCTGGCCGGCCAGCTGGTCCGGATCCACCGGGTCCAGGTCACCGCGCAGACGCGCCCCCGCACCTATGAGGCCTGGACCGCACCCGACCGGGTGCGTGTGCCGGAGGGCACCGCACGGCCGGAGCTGTGGCGACGGGCCGTCGAATTCATCCGCCGCGACGCACCGGAACACCGTCCCCGCTTCCTCCACCGCGACTTCCATCCCGGCAACGTCCTGTTCGACGGGGAGGGCGACTCACTGCGCATCACCGGCGTCGTCGACTGGGTGGAGACGTCGTGGGGTCCTGCGGACCTGGACGTGGCCCACTGCTCGACGGCACTGGCCCTGCTGCACGGCGCCGGCTCCGGTATGGCGTTCGCCGACGCCTATCTCGCCGCCGGCGGGCTGCTGGCGGAGGAGCCCGGCGACCATCTCTACTGGCGCCTGCTGGACGCGCTCGCCTTCGCCCCCGACGCCGAGAAGGTGGCCGGCCCCTGGCGCGAACTGGGCCGGGACGACCTGACGCCCGAGCTGCTGACCCGGCGGCTGGAGGAGTACGTGCGGGAGCTGTTCCTCCGCTACGGCTGA
- a CDS encoding helix-turn-helix domain-containing protein translates to MSEADTPLVGPGIRRRRRALELTLAEVARRAGLSTPFLSQIENGRSRPSMGSLQRIADALDTTAVQLLSTAEAPRPVDVVRGTSASVRETGAQGEGDGRMRPLVRGHQRLHALEFTGDHDWGREFRHRNDEILYVADGSAEVEADGNFYRLERGDTLYCAGGLVHRWRPIEPGTRVLVVGIGDHVQVTDEQSG, encoded by the coding sequence ATGAGCGAGGCGGACACCCCACTGGTCGGCCCGGGAATTCGCCGACGGCGCCGCGCCCTGGAACTGACGCTCGCCGAGGTCGCGCGGCGGGCCGGACTGTCCACCCCCTTCCTCAGCCAGATCGAGAACGGCCGCTCCCGGCCGAGCATGGGATCGCTCCAGCGCATCGCCGACGCGCTCGACACGACCGCGGTCCAGCTGCTGTCCACGGCCGAGGCGCCTCGCCCCGTCGACGTGGTGCGCGGCACCTCCGCCTCCGTACGGGAGACGGGCGCGCAGGGTGAGGGTGACGGCCGGATGCGGCCTCTGGTCCGCGGCCACCAGCGCCTGCACGCGCTGGAGTTCACCGGGGACCATGACTGGGGCCGCGAGTTCCGGCACCGTAACGACGAGATCCTGTACGTCGCCGACGGCTCGGCGGAGGTCGAGGCGGACGGCAACTTCTACCGCCTGGAGCGGGGCGACACGCTCTACTGCGCGGGCGGCCTCGTCCACCGCTGGCGCCCGATCGAACCGGGTACGCGCGTCCTCGTGGTCGGCATCGGGGATCACGTCCAGGTGACGGACGAACAGAGCGGCTGA
- a CDS encoding aryl-sulfate sulfotransferase yields MPLVDQNQRRRRGTGLIALDEDASYGGYTLFAPLTGGGEVYLIDMRGEVVHQWNLPFRPGRHARILPNGNLAYSGVLPDEPALFPMWHKYRGGIMQEITPDGTVVREHRDRYQHHDAYHYGDGRLLYAALEPLTGEAAAAVRGGVPGSEPDGTVWADTIVEVDADGNTVWEWKVSEHLDREAFPLHPDYSREHYPLINSVLPTSDGNILASFRSVSAVVVISRETGEIIWRSEPGVVSQQHCPTELENGNFLVFDNGVFRPHWDVPFSRVIEIERAGGTIVWEYHDPARESFFAPFMGSAQRLPNGNTLVTDSPAGRLFEVTEDGYLCWEYIVPFFGGYQEEEVRKLFPSEPNAVFRSYRYSAGELPWLDVPKG; encoded by the coding sequence ATGCCCCTCGTGGACCAGAACCAGCGACGTCGACGCGGCACCGGGCTCATAGCCCTGGACGAGGACGCCAGCTACGGCGGTTACACCCTCTTCGCCCCGCTGACCGGTGGCGGCGAGGTGTATCTCATCGACATGCGCGGTGAGGTCGTCCACCAGTGGAACCTCCCGTTCCGACCCGGCCGGCACGCCCGGATCCTGCCCAACGGCAACCTCGCGTACAGCGGCGTCCTCCCGGACGAGCCCGCGCTCTTCCCCATGTGGCACAAGTACCGCGGCGGGATCATGCAGGAGATCACCCCCGACGGCACGGTGGTGCGCGAGCACCGCGACCGCTACCAGCACCACGACGCGTACCACTACGGCGACGGCCGGCTGCTGTACGCCGCCCTGGAACCGCTGACCGGCGAGGCCGCGGCCGCCGTCAGGGGCGGGGTGCCCGGTTCGGAGCCCGACGGCACGGTCTGGGCCGACACCATCGTCGAGGTGGACGCCGACGGCAACACCGTGTGGGAGTGGAAGGTCTCCGAGCACCTCGACCGCGAGGCCTTCCCGCTGCACCCCGACTACTCGCGCGAGCACTACCCGCTGATCAACAGCGTGCTGCCGACCAGCGACGGCAACATCCTGGCGAGCTTCCGCTCCGTCTCCGCCGTGGTCGTCATCAGCCGGGAGACCGGCGAGATCATCTGGCGCAGCGAGCCCGGCGTCGTATCGCAGCAGCACTGCCCGACCGAGCTGGAGAACGGCAACTTCCTCGTCTTCGACAACGGCGTCTTCCGGCCGCACTGGGACGTCCCGTTCAGCCGGGTCATCGAGATCGAGCGGGCGGGTGGCACCATTGTCTGGGAGTACCACGACCCGGCCCGCGAGTCGTTCTTCGCCCCGTTCATGGGCAGCGCCCAGCGCCTGCCGAACGGGAACACGCTCGTGACGGACTCCCCCGCGGGACGCCTCTTCGAGGTGACCGAGGACGGCTATCTGTGCTGGGAGTACATCGTGCCGTTCTTCGGCGGCTACCAGGAAGAAGAAGTGCGCAAGCTGTTCCCGTCCGAGCCCAACGCCGTGTTCCGCTCCTACCGCTACTCGGCCGGGGAGCTCCCCTGGCTCGACGTCCCGAAGGGCTGA
- a CDS encoding uracil-xanthine permease family protein: protein MASPVPDTAAPAVPVPSVAPVDERLPLPRLVPLAFQHLLAGVAAPVSSVILIGTTLSLSASQTASLLSATLVLCGIGALLQSLGVKALRIGARLPFLMLPGGAAVAIFLQVAKEHGPATASGSVLIAAVFLIAVLPLYGRLVRFFPPLVMGTTVVLIGINMIKITAPMIASGPGLGFATLGITALFFLFMRGVWRQMSVLFGLAGGTLVAALSGTAFHMAHGSTFALPDPFPYGTPHFDLLAAVPLLVFALASLAEATGQTVLNSEAVGRTPDAARDVPRISRADAVTSLGAGIFGTSLMVTSAENIGIVQLTRVRSRFVTAGAGVLLILCGLITPLTRLLAAIPEPVVGAAGLIIYAVIATMGFGMLSRENLSHGTNGIVVALALCVGLLPVFAPEMYAGLPVWARTVFGSGVAAGALAAVILAAVFSRLGPPDSGPPGRTPE from the coding sequence ATGGCCTCCCCCGTCCCCGACACGGCAGCCCCTGCCGTGCCGGTCCCGTCCGTCGCACCGGTCGACGAGCGGCTTCCGCTCCCCCGGCTGGTCCCGCTCGCGTTCCAGCATCTGCTGGCCGGGGTGGCCGCCCCCGTCTCCTCGGTCATCCTGATCGGCACCACCCTGTCGCTGTCGGCGTCCCAGACGGCGTCGCTCCTCAGCGCCACCCTCGTGCTCTGCGGCATCGGCGCACTGCTCCAGTCGCTGGGCGTGAAGGCGCTGCGGATCGGCGCCCGGCTGCCGTTCCTGATGCTCCCGGGCGGCGCGGCGGTGGCGATCTTCCTCCAGGTCGCCAAGGAGCACGGACCGGCCACCGCGTCCGGTTCGGTGCTGATCGCGGCGGTCTTCCTGATCGCCGTACTGCCGCTCTACGGGCGCCTCGTGCGGTTCTTCCCGCCGTTGGTCATGGGCACCACCGTGGTCCTGATCGGGATCAACATGATCAAGATCACCGCGCCGATGATCGCCTCGGGGCCGGGGCTCGGCTTCGCCACACTGGGCATCACCGCCCTGTTCTTCCTGTTCATGCGCGGTGTCTGGCGACAGATGTCGGTGCTCTTCGGCCTCGCGGGCGGCACGCTCGTCGCCGCGCTCAGCGGTACGGCGTTCCACATGGCGCACGGCAGCACGTTCGCGCTGCCCGACCCGTTCCCGTACGGCACACCGCACTTCGATCTGCTGGCGGCCGTGCCGCTGCTGGTCTTCGCGCTCGCCTCGCTGGCGGAGGCTACCGGTCAGACGGTGCTGAACAGCGAGGCGGTGGGCCGGACTCCGGACGCCGCCCGTGACGTGCCGCGGATCTCCCGCGCGGACGCGGTCACCTCGCTGGGCGCCGGCATCTTCGGTACGTCGCTGATGGTGACCAGTGCCGAGAACATCGGGATCGTCCAGCTCACCAGGGTGCGCAGCCGGTTCGTCACGGCGGGGGCCGGGGTGCTGCTGATCCTGTGCGGCCTGATCACGCCGCTCACCCGGCTGCTCGCCGCGATCCCGGAGCCGGTGGTCGGCGCCGCGGGGCTGATCATCTACGCGGTGATCGCGACGATGGGGTTCGGCATGCTCAGCCGCGAGAACCTCAGTCACGGCACGAACGGCATCGTCGTCGCGCTGGCTCTCTGTGTCGGCCTGCTGCCGGTCTTCGCCCCCGAGATGTACGCGGGCCTGCCGGTGTGGGCGCGGACCGTCTTCGGCAGCGGTGTGGCCGCCGGGGCGCTGGCGGCGGTGATCCTTGCCGCGGTGTTCTCCAGGCTGGGGCCGCCGGACAGCGGGCCGCCCGGCCGTACACCGGAGTGA
- a CDS encoding phospholipid scramblase-related protein gives MTTHSNVSAGWYPDPHGAPQLLRYWDGTQWTEHTNPADGQQQAQAPAQVPQQQAAPQQQVAPHHQPQAAPQQQYQQQAAAQQQPAMPQQGVPQQQGGAPGAGSLFNQQVLVVNQKAKLIEVTNEYSVFDQHGNTVGSVIQVGQSALRKVLRFVSSIDQYLTHRLEIRDAYGQPQLLLTRPAKFIKSKVIVQRPDGQPVGEIVQQNAIGKINFAIMVDGQQIGAIKAENWRAWNFAIVDHNDAEIARITKTWEGLAKTLFTTADNYVLQIHYQLPEPLLSLVVATALTVDTALKQDARGFG, from the coding sequence GTGACAACGCACTCGAACGTATCTGCGGGCTGGTATCCGGATCCGCATGGCGCGCCCCAGCTGCTGCGCTACTGGGACGGTACCCAGTGGACCGAACACACCAATCCGGCGGACGGGCAACAGCAGGCACAGGCCCCCGCCCAGGTGCCGCAGCAGCAGGCGGCCCCGCAGCAGCAGGTGGCCCCGCACCACCAGCCGCAGGCGGCCCCGCAGCAGCAGTACCAGCAGCAGGCCGCGGCCCAGCAGCAGCCCGCGATGCCGCAGCAGGGCGTGCCCCAGCAGCAGGGCGGCGCCCCCGGCGCGGGTTCGCTCTTCAATCAGCAGGTCCTGGTCGTGAACCAGAAGGCCAAGCTGATCGAGGTGACGAACGAGTACAGCGTCTTCGATCAGCACGGCAACACCGTCGGCTCGGTCATCCAGGTCGGCCAGAGCGCGCTCCGCAAGGTGCTGCGCTTCGTGAGCAGCATCGACCAGTACCTGACCCACCGGCTGGAGATCCGCGACGCGTACGGCCAGCCGCAGCTGCTGCTGACCCGTCCGGCGAAGTTCATCAAGTCCAAGGTCATCGTGCAGCGCCCCGACGGGCAGCCGGTCGGCGAGATCGTCCAGCAGAACGCCATCGGCAAGATCAACTTCGCGATCATGGTCGACGGTCAGCAGATCGGTGCGATCAAGGCCGAGAACTGGCGCGCCTGGAACTTCGCCATCGTCGACCACAACGACGCCGAGATAGCCCGGATCACCAAGACCTGGGAAGGCCTCGCGAAGACGCTGTTCACGACAGCGGACAACTACGTGCTGCAGATCCACTACCAGCTGCCCGAGCCGCTGCTGAGCCTCGTCGTGGCGACGGCGCTGACGGTGGACACCGCCCTCAAGCAGGACGCCCGCGGCTTCGGCTGA
- a CDS encoding DUF3105 domain-containing protein produces the protein MASAKKQNTPAAARRAKLDEARRKERARERRSRIITITAAVVVVAGLVAGGGYLMNEADEQDKAETAAKSSPVEGEKSWDKLTQEHVQKKVDYPMNPPVGGDHNPVWMNCDADVYTEEIPKENAVHSLEHGAVWVTYTSKASPADVKKLEEKVSATPYSLMSPVEDQGAPLMLSAWGKQLAVKNAADARVAQFFTKYVQGPQTPEPGAACSGGIAK, from the coding sequence ATGGCCTCCGCCAAGAAGCAGAACACCCCTGCCGCCGCCCGCCGCGCCAAGCTGGACGAGGCCCGGCGCAAGGAGCGGGCCCGTGAGCGCCGCAGCCGCATCATCACGATCACCGCGGCGGTCGTCGTCGTGGCCGGTCTCGTCGCCGGCGGCGGCTACCTGATGAACGAGGCCGACGAGCAGGACAAGGCCGAGACGGCCGCCAAGTCCTCCCCCGTCGAGGGCGAGAAGAGCTGGGACAAGCTCACGCAGGAGCATGTGCAGAAGAAGGTCGACTACCCGATGAACCCGCCGGTCGGCGGTGACCACAACCCGGTGTGGATGAACTGCGACGCCGATGTCTACACCGAGGAGATACCGAAGGAGAACGCCGTCCACTCGCTCGAGCACGGCGCCGTCTGGGTCACGTACACGAGCAAGGCGAGCCCGGCCGACGTCAAGAAGCTCGAAGAGAAGGTCTCGGCCACCCCGTACTCCCTGATGAGCCCGGTGGAGGACCAGGGGGCCCCGCTGATGCTCAGCGCCTGGGGCAAGCAGCTGGCCGTGAAGAACGCCGCCGACGCCCGTGTCGCACAGTTCTTCACGAAGTACGTCCAGGGCCCGCAGACCCCGGAGCCGGGCGCCGCCTGCTCCGGCGGGATCGCCAAGTGA
- a CDS encoding DUF305 domain-containing protein, which yields MMLAGGAVLLLALGLVALMLVRPSSSAPAATASAAAPAETSADVGFARDMAVHHQQAVEMSFIVRDRTSDVAVRRLAYDIINTQANQRGMMLGWLEAWGRAKSSPGPPMAWMGHTVTPRGDGALMPGMATDAELDALRAAKGRDAEVRFLKLMTVHHRAGAEMAQAAATAAGTDEIRNLASGMVLGQRSEIALMADMLKERGSTA from the coding sequence ATGATGCTGGCCGGCGGGGCGGTTCTGCTGCTCGCGCTCGGTCTGGTCGCGCTGATGCTCGTACGTCCCTCCTCCTCGGCCCCCGCCGCCACGGCATCCGCGGCCGCACCCGCCGAGACCTCGGCGGATGTCGGATTCGCGCGCGATATGGCGGTCCACCATCAGCAGGCGGTCGAGATGTCGTTCATCGTCCGGGACCGCACCTCCGATGTCGCGGTGCGCCGGCTCGCGTACGACATCATCAACACCCAGGCCAACCAACGCGGCATGATGCTGGGCTGGCTGGAGGCGTGGGGGCGCGCGAAGAGCTCCCCCGGGCCGCCCATGGCGTGGATGGGCCATACGGTCACCCCGCGCGGTGACGGCGCGCTGATGCCCGGCATGGCGACCGACGCGGAACTCGACGCGCTGCGGGCGGCGAAGGGCAGGGACGCCGAGGTGCGCTTCCTGAAGCTGATGACCGTGCATCACCGGGCCGGGGCGGAGATGGCGCAGGCGGCCGCCACCGCGGCGGGCACCGACGAGATCCGGAACCTGGCCTCGGGCATGGTGCTCGGCCAGCGGTCGGAGATCGCGCTCATGGCGGACATGCTCAAGGAGCGCGGGTCCACGGCCTGA